The proteins below are encoded in one region of Neisseria macacae ATCC 33926:
- a CDS encoding nucleobase:cation symporter-2 family protein: MAETMKKQVDSPDLVYGLEDKPPFGNALLSAITHLLAIFVPMITPALIVGGALELPVEMTAYLVSMAMVASGVGTYLQVNRFGPVGSGMLSIQSVNFSFVTVMIALGAGMKEGGLTKDAMISTLLGVSFVGAFLVCFSAWLLPYLKKVITPTVSGVVVMLIGLSLVHVGITDFGGGFGAKTSGTFGSMENLGLASLVLLIVLIFNCMKNPLLRMSGIAVGLIVGYIVALFLGKVDFSALQNLPLVTLPVPFKYGFAFDWHAFIVAGAIFLLSVFEAVGDLTATAMVSDQPIEGEEYTKRLRGGVLADGLVSVIATALGSLPLTTFAQNNGVIQMTGVASRHVGKYIAVILVLLGLFPVVGRAFTTIPSPVLGGAMVLMFGLIAIAGVRILVSHGIRRREAVIAATSVGLGLGVAFEPEVFKNLPVLFQNSISAGGITAVILNLLLPEDKTDKVVKIDTEGLEH; this comes from the coding sequence ATGGCTGAAACAATGAAAAAACAGGTGGATTCGCCTGATTTGGTGTACGGTTTGGAGGATAAACCGCCATTCGGAAATGCCTTATTGAGCGCGATAACGCATCTTCTGGCCATTTTTGTGCCGATGATTACGCCCGCGCTGATTGTGGGCGGCGCGCTGGAATTGCCGGTGGAGATGACGGCGTATCTTGTGTCGATGGCGATGGTGGCGTCGGGTGTCGGCACTTATTTGCAGGTCAACCGCTTCGGACCGGTCGGTTCGGGGATGCTGTCTATCCAGTCGGTGAATTTCTCGTTCGTTACCGTCATGATTGCGCTCGGAGCAGGGATGAAAGAGGGCGGTTTGACTAAGGATGCGATGATTTCGACACTGTTGGGCGTATCGTTTGTCGGCGCGTTTTTGGTGTGTTTCTCGGCATGGCTTTTGCCGTATTTGAAAAAAGTGATTACGCCGACGGTCAGCGGCGTGGTCGTGATGCTGATTGGTTTGAGTTTGGTACACGTCGGCATTACTGATTTCGGCGGCGGCTTCGGCGCGAAGACGAGCGGCACGTTCGGCTCGATGGAAAACTTGGGGCTGGCGTCGCTGGTGTTGTTGATCGTGTTGATATTCAACTGCATGAAAAATCCGCTGTTGCGTATGAGCGGTATCGCGGTCGGCTTGATTGTCGGCTACATCGTCGCGCTGTTTTTGGGCAAGGTGGATTTTTCCGCACTGCAAAACCTGCCGCTGGTTACGCTGCCCGTACCGTTTAAATATGGTTTCGCTTTCGATTGGCACGCATTTATTGTGGCGGGTGCGATTTTCCTGTTGAGCGTGTTTGAGGCGGTCGGCGATTTGACTGCGACGGCAATGGTGTCCGACCAGCCGATTGAAGGTGAGGAATACACCAAACGCCTGCGCGGCGGTGTGTTGGCGGACGGCTTGGTATCGGTGATTGCGACGGCTTTGGGTTCGCTGCCGTTGACCACCTTCGCGCAAAACAACGGCGTGATTCAGATGACCGGCGTGGCTTCGCGCCATGTGGGCAAATATATTGCGGTGATTTTGGTGCTGCTGGGTTTGTTCCCCGTTGTCGGGCGCGCGTTTACGACGATTCCGAGTCCGGTGTTGGGTGGCGCGATGGTTTTGATGTTCGGACTGATTGCGATTGCGGGCGTGCGGATTTTGGTCAGCCACGGCATCCGCAGGCGTGAGGCGGTGATTGCGGCAACATCGGTCGGTTTGGGCTTGGGCGTGGCGTTTGAACCGGAAGTGTTTAAAAACCTGCCAGTCTTGTTCCAAAACTCCATTTCCGCCGGCGGCATTACGGCAGTTATCCTGAACCTGCTTTTGCCGGAGGATAAAACCGACAAAGTCGTCAAAATCGATACCGAGGGGCTGGAGCATTAA
- the dapA gene encoding 4-hydroxy-tetrahydrodipicolinate synthase, with translation MLQGSLVALITPMNQDGSIHYEQLRDLIDWHIESGTDGIVAVGTTGESATLSVEEHLSVIEETVKHVNKRVPVIAGTGANNTLEAIALSRAAEKAGADYTLSVVPYYNKPSQEGIYQHFKTIAESTSIPMIIYNVPGRTVVSMTNDTILRLAKIPNIVGVKEASGNIGSNLELIKHAPEGFTVLSGDDPTGLPFMLCGGKGVVTVAANVAPKLFADMCRAALAGDIATARQLNDRLIPIYNTMFCEPSPAAPKWGISALGKCDPYVRLPLVPLTEAGQAKVRAALQESGQLTA, from the coding sequence ATGTTACAAGGTAGCTTGGTTGCCCTGATTACACCCATGAATCAAGACGGCAGCATCCATTACGAACAACTCCGCGATTTGATCGACTGGCATATCGAAAGCGGTACCGACGGCATCGTCGCCGTCGGCACGACAGGCGAATCCGCCACCCTCTCCGTCGAAGAACATTTAAGCGTAATCGAAGAAACGGTCAAACACGTCAACAAGCGCGTTCCCGTTATCGCAGGTACCGGCGCCAACAACACCCTCGAAGCCATCGCGCTCTCCCGCGCCGCCGAAAAAGCCGGTGCAGACTACACCCTTTCCGTCGTCCCCTATTACAACAAGCCCTCCCAAGAAGGCATTTACCAACATTTCAAAACCATCGCCGAATCCACCTCGATTCCGATGATTATCTACAACGTACCCGGCCGCACCGTCGTCAGCATGACCAACGACACCATCCTGCGCCTTGCCAAAATCCCGAACATCGTCGGCGTCAAAGAAGCCAGCGGCAACATCGGCAGCAATCTCGAATTAATCAAACACGCGCCCGAAGGCTTCACCGTCCTTTCTGGAGACGACCCTACCGGCCTGCCCTTCATGCTCTGCGGCGGGAAAGGCGTTGTGACTGTTGCCGCCAATGTCGCCCCCAAACTCTTCGCCGATATGTGCCGCGCCGCCCTTGCAGGCGATATTGCGACCGCTCGTCAATTAAATGACCGCCTGATTCCGATTTATAACACTATGTTCTGCGAACCAAGCCCTGCCGCGCCCAAATGGGGCATCTCCGCATTGGGCAAATGCGACCCTTATGTCCGCCTGCCGCTCGTCCCCCTGACCGAAGCCGGACAGGCAAAAGTCCGCGCCGCATTGCAAGAATCCGGACAACTCACCGCATAA
- the bamC gene encoding outer membrane protein assembly factor BamC — protein sequence MTYMKPVVVAIALISMTACSGNKKDLPKLDYQTQTRKIVKLEVPPDLNNPDQGNLYQIPAGSGAVRASDLSRRTSATQQAANSEVLKSVKGVRLERDGNQRWVEVQGKSPAEIWPLLKAFWQENGFDIKSEEPGIGQMETEWAENRAKIPQDGLRRLLDKVGLGGIYSTSERDKFIIRIEQGKNGTTDVFFAHKGMKEVYADKNKDTTTWQPAANDPNLEAAFLARFMQYMGVDQQQAENALTQSVAKRSGNELARIDGNTLLVSGDYGRNWRRTALALDRIGLNVLGQNIERHAFLVQQAPNESDAVSTKKPGFFGRMLGKGKKVEKPAAYPEIIVFVEPVNGGSRISLLNKDGSAYKGSDASTLLSRLHTELR from the coding sequence ATGACCTATATGAAACCTGTCGTCGTAGCAATCGCCCTGATCAGCATGACTGCCTGTTCGGGCAACAAAAAAGACCTGCCTAAGCTGGACTACCAAACCCAGACACGCAAAATCGTCAAATTAGAAGTACCGCCTGATTTGAACAATCCCGATCAAGGCAACCTCTATCAAATACCCGCAGGCAGCGGCGCCGTCCGCGCCAGCGACCTGAGCCGCCGCACATCGGCAACGCAACAAGCCGCGAATTCCGAAGTCCTCAAATCCGTCAAAGGCGTCCGTTTGGAACGCGACGGCAACCAACGCTGGGTTGAAGTTCAAGGCAAATCCCCAGCCGAAATTTGGCCTCTGTTGAAAGCATTCTGGCAAGAAAACGGCTTTGACATCAAATCCGAAGAACCCGGCATCGGTCAAATGGAAACCGAATGGGCGGAAAACCGCGCCAAAATCCCGCAAGACGGTCTGCGCCGCCTCTTGGACAAAGTCGGCTTGGGCGGCATCTATTCCACCAGCGAGCGCGATAAATTCATCATCCGCATCGAACAAGGCAAAAACGGCACGACCGACGTCTTCTTCGCCCACAAAGGCATGAAAGAAGTTTACGCAGACAAAAACAAAGACACGACCACATGGCAGCCTGCCGCCAACGACCCAAATCTTGAAGCCGCCTTCCTCGCACGCTTCATGCAATATATGGGCGTCGATCAGCAACAAGCCGAAAACGCGCTGACCCAAAGCGTTGCCAAACGCAGCGGCAACGAATTGGCGCGAATCGACGGCAACACCCTGCTCGTCTCCGGCGACTACGGCCGCAACTGGCGCCGCACCGCGCTTGCCCTTGACCGCATCGGCTTGAATGTCTTGGGTCAAAACATCGAACGCCACGCCTTCTTGGTTCAACAGGCGCCTAACGAAAGCGACGCCGTTTCCACGAAAAAACCGGGCTTCTTCGGCCGTATGCTGGGCAAAGGCAAAAAAGTTGAGAAACCTGCCGCCTACCCCGAAATCATCGTATTCGTCGAGCCTGTCAACGGCGGTTCGCGCATCAGCCTCTTAAACAAAGACGGCAGCGCATACAAAGGCAGCGATGCCTCTACGCTCCTCAGCCGCCTGCATACGGAACTGCGTTAA
- a CDS encoding DUF3683 domain-containing protein, with translation MTTTTAPQRIREIPYNYTSYTDREIVIRLLGDEAWQILQDLRGQRRTGRSARMLFEVLGDIWVVVRNPYLVDDLLEHPKRRAALVREMRHRLNEIRKRRDDNPQVDVLVAAAEKAVERFDGSFDETRQKRRQILERLSKITKPHNIMFDGLARVTHVTDATDWRVEYPFVVVNPDTEAEVAPLVRALIELDLVIIPRGGGTGYTGGAVPLDAMSAVINTEKLDKHRGVEFVELAGLDGKHPIIHCGAGVVTRRVEETAHQAGLVFAVDPTSADASCVGGNVAMNAGGKKAVLWGTALDNLAYWQMVNPQGEWLRIERVRHNFGKIHDEETAVFDVHTLDSDGLNVVKTERLEIPGHKFRKVGLGKDVTDKFLSGLPGVQKEGTDGIITSVAFVLHKMPKYTRTVCMEFFGTVATATPSIVEIRDFLLAHDSVRLAGLEHLDWRYVRAVGYATKAAGKGRPKMVLLADVVSDDEAAVEAAAEHICELARARDGEGFIAVSPEARKTFWLDRSRTAAIAKHTNAFKINEDVVIPLERLGEYSDGIERINIELSIQNKLTLCAALEQYLSGKLPIDKMGTDLPTAELLGERGKHALAHVSAVKERWDWLLAHLDTPLADYKARYGAAVHAAPEAKDDESCFTAFRDFRLRVSVKEDVMKPLAEIFSGKTDTKIIEGLGKIHAKTVRGRVFVALHMHAGDGNVHTNIPVNSDDAQMLQTAYRSVERIMKLARSLGGVISGEHGIGITKLEFLTDEDLQPFWDYKNQVDPKHTFNRHKLMKGSDLRNAYTPSFELLGAESLIMEKSDLGTIADSVKDCLRCGKCKPVCSTHVPRANLLYSPRNKILGVGLLTEAFLYEEQTRRGVSIKHFEELMDIGDHCTVCHRCVKPCPVNIDFGDVTVAIRNYLADSGHKRFAPAASMGMAFLNATGPKTIKALRAAMIQTGFPAQNFAYKIGKLLPVGTKKQKAEPKATVGTAPVKEQIIHFINRPLPKSVPAKTPRSMLGIEDDKSIPIIRNPAAPEDAEAVFYFPGCGSERLFSQIGLAVQAMLWHVGVQTVLPPGYMCCGYPQDAGGNKAKAEQMSTNNRVAFHRMANTLNYLDIKTVVVSCGTCYDQLEKYRFEEIFPGCRIIDIHEYLLEKGVKLNGVKGQQYLYHDPCHTPIKTMNATQMASSLMGQKVILSDRCCGESGMFAVKRPDIATQVKFRKQEEIEKNLKELPQGEPVKMLTTCPACLQGLSRYADDNDMPADYIVIEMAKHILGENWLDEFVKKANNGGVEKVLL, from the coding sequence ATGACCACGACTACCGCCCCGCAGCGTATTCGGGAAATTCCCTACAACTATACTTCCTACACCGACCGCGAAATCGTCATCCGCCTGTTGGGCGATGAGGCGTGGCAGATTCTGCAGGACTTGCGCGGACAGCGCAGGACGGGGCGTTCGGCGCGGATGTTGTTTGAAGTGTTGGGCGATATTTGGGTGGTCGTGCGCAATCCGTATCTGGTCGATGATTTGCTGGAGCATCCGAAACGCCGCGCCGCGCTGGTGCGCGAAATGCGCCACCGTTTGAACGAAATCCGCAAACGCCGTGACGACAATCCGCAAGTCGATGTATTGGTTGCGGCGGCGGAAAAGGCGGTCGAGCGTTTTGACGGCAGCTTTGACGAAACGCGCCAAAAGCGGCGGCAGATTTTGGAGCGTTTGAGCAAAATCACCAAGCCGCACAATATTATGTTTGACGGGTTGGCGCGGGTAACGCACGTTACCGATGCGACCGACTGGCGCGTCGAATATCCGTTTGTCGTCGTCAATCCCGACACGGAAGCGGAAGTCGCGCCTTTGGTGCGCGCCTTAATCGAGCTGGATTTGGTCATTATCCCGCGCGGCGGCGGCACGGGTTATACCGGCGGTGCCGTGCCTTTGGATGCCATGAGCGCGGTCATCAATACGGAAAAGCTGGACAAGCATCGCGGCGTCGAATTTGTCGAACTGGCGGGTTTGGACGGAAAACATCCGATTATCCATTGCGGCGCGGGCGTGGTAACGCGACGGGTGGAAGAAACCGCGCATCAGGCGGGTTTGGTGTTCGCCGTCGATCCGACTTCCGCCGATGCGTCCTGCGTGGGCGGCAATGTGGCGATGAATGCGGGCGGCAAAAAAGCCGTGCTGTGGGGGACCGCGTTGGACAACCTCGCCTACTGGCAGATGGTCAACCCGCAGGGCGAATGGCTGCGCATCGAGCGCGTGCGCCACAATTTCGGCAAAATCCACGACGAAGAAACCGCCGTGTTCGACGTGCACACGCTGGATTCAGACGGCCTCAATGTCGTTAAAACCGAACGCTTGGAAATTCCCGGCCACAAATTCCGCAAAGTCGGTTTGGGCAAAGACGTTACCGACAAATTCTTGAGCGGCCTGCCCGGCGTGCAGAAAGAAGGCACGGACGGCATCATCACCAGCGTCGCCTTCGTGTTGCACAAAATGCCGAAATACACGCGTACCGTGTGTATGGAGTTTTTCGGCACGGTCGCCACCGCCACGCCGTCCATCGTCGAAATCCGCGATTTCCTGCTCGCCCACGACAGCGTGCGGCTGGCGGGTTTGGAACATTTGGACTGGCGTTATGTCCGCGCCGTCGGTTACGCCACCAAAGCGGCGGGCAAAGGACGGCCGAAAATGGTTTTGCTGGCGGACGTGGTTTCAGACGACGAAGCCGCCGTAGAGGCAGCCGCCGAACACATCTGCGAACTTGCCCGCGCCCGCGACGGCGAAGGCTTTATCGCCGTGTCGCCCGAAGCGCGCAAAACCTTCTGGCTCGACCGCAGCCGCACCGCCGCCATCGCCAAACACACCAACGCCTTTAAAATCAACGAAGACGTAGTGATTCCGCTGGAGCGGTTGGGCGAGTATTCGGACGGTATCGAACGCATCAACATCGAGCTTTCCATCCAAAACAAACTCACCCTGTGCGCCGCATTGGAGCAATATCTTTCGGGCAAACTCCCCATCGACAAAATGGGCACGGACCTGCCGACCGCCGAACTTTTAGGCGAACGCGGCAAACACGCCCTTGCCCACGTTTCCGCCGTTAAAGAGCGTTGGGACTGGTTGCTCGCCCATCTCGATACGCCGCTTGCCGACTACAAAGCCCGCTACGGCGCAGCCGTCCATGCCGCGCCCGAAGCCAAAGACGACGAGAGCTGTTTCACCGCATTCCGCGATTTCCGCCTGCGCGTGTCCGTCAAAGAAGACGTAATGAAACCGCTCGCCGAAATCTTCAGCGGCAAAACCGACACCAAAATCATCGAAGGCTTGGGCAAAATCCACGCCAAAACCGTGCGCGGGCGTGTCTTCGTCGCCCTGCACATGCACGCCGGCGACGGCAACGTCCACACCAACATCCCCGTCAATTCAGACGACGCCCAAATGCTTCAGACGGCCTACCGTTCGGTCGAACGCATCATGAAGCTCGCCCGCTCGCTCGGCGGCGTGATTTCGGGCGAACACGGCATCGGCATCACCAAGCTCGAATTTCTGACCGATGAAGACTTGCAGCCGTTTTGGGACTACAAAAACCAAGTCGATCCCAAACACACCTTCAACCGTCACAAACTGATGAAAGGTTCGGACCTACGCAACGCCTACACGCCGTCCTTCGAACTGTTGGGCGCGGAATCGCTGATTATGGAAAAATCAGACCTCGGCACCATTGCCGATTCCGTCAAAGACTGCCTGCGCTGTGGCAAATGCAAACCCGTCTGCTCCACCCACGTCCCGCGCGCCAACCTGCTGTACAGCCCGCGCAACAAAATCCTCGGCGTGGGGCTCTTGACCGAAGCCTTTTTATACGAAGAACAAACCCGCCGCGGCGTTTCCATCAAACACTTCGAAGAACTCATGGACATCGGCGACCACTGCACCGTGTGCCACCGCTGCGTCAAACCCTGCCCCGTCAACATCGACTTCGGCGACGTAACCGTAGCCATCCGCAACTACCTTGCCGACTCCGGCCACAAACGCTTCGCCCCCGCCGCATCGATGGGCATGGCATTTTTGAACGCCACCGGCCCGAAAACCATCAAAGCCCTGCGTGCCGCCATGATACAGACCGGCTTCCCCGCGCAGAATTTCGCCTACAAAATCGGCAAACTCCTGCCCGTCGGCACCAAAAAACAAAAAGCCGAACCCAAAGCCACCGTCGGCACCGCTCCGGTCAAAGAACAAATCATCCACTTCATCAACCGTCCTTTGCCCAAAAGCGTGCCCGCCAAAACACCGCGCTCCATGCTCGGCATCGAAGACGACAAAAGCATCCCCATCATCCGCAACCCCGCCGCGCCCGAAGATGCCGAAGCCGTGTTCTACTTCCCCGGCTGCGGTTCCGAGCGTTTGTTCAGCCAAATCGGACTCGCCGTCCAAGCCATGCTCTGGCACGTCGGCGTACAAACCGTCCTGCCGCCCGGCTATATGTGTTGCGGCTATCCGCAGGACGCGGGCGGCAACAAGGCAAAAGCCGAGCAAATGAGCACCAACAACCGCGTCGCTTTCCACCGTATGGCAAACACCCTCAACTACCTCGACATCAAAACCGTCGTCGTCAGTTGCGGCACCTGCTACGACCAGCTTGAAAAATACCGCTTTGAAGAAATCTTCCCCGGCTGCCGCATCATCGACATCCACGAATACCTGCTCGAAAAAGGCGTGAAACTAAACGGCGTAAAAGGTCAGCAATACCTCTACCACGACCCCTGCCACACGCCCATCAAAACCATGAACGCCACCCAAATGGCCAGCAGCCTCATGGGGCAGAAAGTCATCTTAAGCGACCGCTGCTGCGGCGAATCCGGCATGTTCGCCGTCAAACGCCCCGACATCGCCACCCAAGTCAAATTCCGCAAACAGGAAGAAATCGAGAAAAATCTCAAAGAGCTGCCGCAGGGCGAACCCGTCAAAATGCTCACCACCTGCCCCGCCTGCCTGCAAGGACTGAGCCGCTACGCCGACGACAACGACATGCCCGCCGACTATATCGTCATCGAAATGGCGAAACACATCCTCGGCGAAAACTGGCTGGACGAGTTTGTGAAAAAAGCCAACAACGGCGGCGTGGAGAAAGTGTTGCTGTAA
- a CDS encoding DMT family transporter, with protein MNKPHHSHAAPLLVVGCVVFGLGSLIVKFVDVGSYAIAFWRLAIAAVIFWLLSRLFGQKLPKSRKAIYTAMLSGVFLAFDLSLWHESIHAVGPGISTLLNSLQIFFLSAIGFFFFGERLSKSQMFSLILAISGVALIGSPEFGHNGNAVWGFISGITSGGMLALSMVCIHKTHQIEKTSLFPMMMILSFGGALSLIIPSILFDSHALYPATMRDIGLVLIYGAVMQCFAWGMIAYAIPLLSFSLTGLLLLSEPVAALLIDYFGLDKPINALQWSGAVLTLIAIYLGRANEKNA; from the coding sequence ATGAATAAGCCGCATCATTCGCATGCCGCCCCTTTGCTGGTCGTCGGCTGCGTCGTTTTCGGATTGGGCAGCTTGATTGTCAAATTTGTCGACGTCGGCTCTTACGCTATCGCATTTTGGCGGCTGGCGATAGCGGCAGTGATTTTTTGGCTGCTGTCGCGCCTCTTTGGGCAAAAGCTGCCCAAAAGCAGAAAAGCCATCTACACCGCCATGCTCTCCGGCGTGTTTTTGGCATTCGACCTGTCGCTGTGGCACGAAAGCATACACGCCGTCGGCCCCGGTATTTCCACCTTGCTCAACAGCTTGCAGATATTTTTCCTCTCCGCCATCGGTTTCTTCTTTTTCGGCGAACGCTTGAGCAAATCGCAAATGTTCAGCCTCATTCTCGCCATCAGCGGCGTCGCCCTTATCGGCAGCCCTGAGTTCGGACACAACGGCAACGCCGTCTGGGGCTTTATCAGCGGCATCACTTCGGGCGGGATGCTCGCATTGTCTATGGTGTGTATCCACAAAACCCACCAAATCGAGAAAACCTCCCTGTTCCCGATGATGATGATTTTGAGCTTTGGCGGCGCGTTATCCCTCATCATCCCGTCCATATTGTTTGACAGCCACGCCCTCTATCCCGCCACCATGCGCGATATTGGGTTGGTATTGATTTACGGCGCGGTGATGCAGTGTTTCGCATGGGGCATGATAGCCTACGCCATTCCCTTATTATCATTCTCGCTGACCGGACTGCTGTTGCTCTCCGAACCCGTCGCCGCCTTGCTGATAGACTATTTTGGGTTGGATAAACCGATCAACGCCCTCCAATGGAGCGGCGCCGTGTTGACCCTGATTGCTATTTACTTAGGGCGTGCCAACGAGAAAAATGCTTGA
- a CDS encoding NUDIX hydrolase: MDLKETKLSSEPIYQGSFVTINRDKVRLPNGNESQRIVIRHPGAACVLAVTEEGKAVLVRQWRYAADAATLELPAGKLDAGEDPAECALRELAEETPYTADRVKLISSFYTAIGFCDEKMYFYQAEGVRLGSTLSNDEDEITETVLMSKEEARTALAHNEIKDGKTLIGLQYWLMQD; this comes from the coding sequence ATGGATTTGAAAGAAACCAAACTCAGCAGCGAGCCGATTTATCAAGGCTCATTTGTTACCATCAACCGCGACAAAGTCCGCCTGCCCAACGGCAACGAAAGCCAGCGCATCGTCATCCGCCATCCCGGTGCGGCCTGCGTTTTAGCGGTTACCGAAGAGGGCAAAGCCGTACTCGTGCGCCAATGGCGTTACGCCGCAGACGCTGCCACGCTCGAGCTGCCCGCCGGCAAACTCGATGCAGGCGAAGATCCCGCCGAATGCGCCCTGCGCGAGCTGGCGGAAGAAACCCCGTACACCGCCGACCGCGTCAAACTTATCAGCAGCTTCTACACCGCCATCGGCTTCTGCGACGAAAAAATGTACTTCTACCAAGCAGAAGGCGTGCGCCTCGGCAGCACTCTGAGCAACGATGAAGACGAAATCACCGAAACCGTCCTGATGAGCAAGGAAGAAGCCCGCACCGCTTTGGCACACAACGAAATCAAAGACGGCAAAACCCTAATCGGCCTGCAATATTGGCTGATGCAGGATTGA
- the folB gene encoding dihydroneopterin aldolase: protein MDKIFLRGMKADTLIGVYDWERERPQTLILDLDIGIPEQSGQDDHIGNTVHYGEVCEAVRASLAEQSFLLLESLAEHIAKLILDNFGALSVRVKIIKPGILPDVKEVGIEIERSRV from the coding sequence ATGGACAAAATCTTTTTACGCGGCATGAAGGCGGACACCCTGATCGGCGTGTACGACTGGGAACGCGAACGCCCCCAAACCCTGATTTTGGACTTGGACATCGGCATCCCCGAACAAAGCGGTCAAGACGACCACATCGGCAATACCGTCCACTACGGCGAAGTCTGCGAAGCCGTCAGGGCAAGCCTTGCCGAACAAAGTTTCCTATTGCTCGAATCATTGGCGGAACACATCGCCAAGCTGATTCTCGACAACTTCGGCGCGTTGAGTGTGCGCGTCAAAATCATCAAGCCCGGCATCCTGCCCGATGTCAAAGAAGTCGGCATTGAAATCGAACGCAGCAGGGTTTAA
- the plsY gene encoding glycerol-3-phosphate 1-O-acyltransferase PlsY — protein MFNVSAVIAAYLIGSLSFAVIVSKYYGMDDPRTYGSGNPGATNVLRSGKKKAAALTLLGDALKGLVAVILARCLQDALNLSDIAIAAVAVAALVGHMWPIFFGFKGGKGVATALGVLLALSPATALVCAAIWLVMAFGFKVSSLAALVATVAAPLAAFWLMPYPSWAWATVIIAVLVLYRHKSNIQNLLQGKEGKIGDKADKS, from the coding sequence ATGTTCAATGTATCCGCCGTTATCGCGGCTTATTTAATCGGTTCGCTGTCGTTTGCCGTCATTGTTTCCAAATATTACGGCATGGACGATCCGCGCACTTACGGCTCGGGCAACCCCGGCGCGACCAATGTTTTGCGCAGCGGCAAGAAAAAGGCGGCGGCGCTGACTTTGCTGGGCGACGCGCTCAAAGGTTTGGTTGCAGTGATTTTGGCACGCTGTCTGCAAGATGCTTTGAATCTGTCGGACATCGCCATAGCGGCGGTTGCCGTTGCCGCGTTGGTCGGACATATGTGGCCGATATTTTTCGGCTTCAAAGGCGGCAAGGGCGTGGCAACGGCTTTGGGCGTATTGCTGGCGCTTTCTCCCGCGACAGCTTTGGTTTGCGCGGCGATTTGGCTGGTAATGGCGTTCGGCTTTAAAGTGTCCTCGCTTGCAGCACTCGTCGCCACCGTAGCCGCGCCGCTCGCCGCCTTCTGGCTGATGCCCTACCCTTCTTGGGCTTGGGCGACCGTCATCATCGCCGTGCTGGTGTTGTACCGCCATAAAAGCAATATCCAAAACCTGCTTCAAGGCAAGGAAGGAAAAATCGGAGACAAGGCAGATAAATCCTGA